Proteins from a single region of Festucalex cinctus isolate MCC-2025b chromosome 19, RoL_Fcin_1.0, whole genome shotgun sequence:
- the LOC144007156 gene encoding triple functional domain protein-like isoform X1 — protein MARRITDIFLKYLERDGVKMGMQSHDDSQKEEVQKILACLLEREDRVLHLWNMRESLEQCQSFVAFVRRAKQLLGTIQDMSEVYLSTGSRIHKSRRELLKDREDLHIIAKIKDPPPDVIPATSLGSNVKLRDNTHKVNEEKRKCTQKSVHHCRAD, from the exons ATGGCCAGGAGAATCACAGATATCTTCTTGAAGTACTTGGAAAgggacggcgtcaagatggGAATGCAGAGTCACGATGACtcacaaaaagaagaagttcaAA AAATCCTTGCGTGCCTGCTGGAGAGAGAAGATCGTGTCCTTCACTTGTGGAACATGAGGGAGAGTTTGGAGCAGTGTCAGAGTTTTGTGGCATTTGTACGTCGGGCCAAACAG ctGCTTGGGACCATTCAGGACATGAGTGAGGTTTACCTCTCCACTGGCTCTCGCATCCACAAAAGCAGGCGGGAGCTTTTGAAAGATCGCGAGGACTTGCACATCATTGCCAAG ATTAAGGATCCCCCACCGGATGTCATTCCTGCCACATCTCTGGGGTCAAATGTCAAGTTGAGGGATAACACTCATAAAGTCAACGAGGAGAAAAGAAAGTGCACGCAAAAAAGT GTTCATCATTGCAGAGCTGATTGA